A window of Clostridium sp. 'White wine YQ' contains these coding sequences:
- a CDS encoding Stp1/IreP family PP2C-type Ser/Thr phosphatase encodes MIGVISDVGKKRMINEDCADYLISPNYELYIVADGMGGHNAGEVASKIAVDVIKEYIKENWNNYSDGILLKDAILKANKKVLEYSSNSVELNGMGTTVTACLVLGGYTYIANVGDSACFILEDEKLVKITKDHSLVQELLDSGSITEEEAMNHPRKNVITRAVGAYEVLEVDIFKLPDRKGIKFLICSDGLLNEVSKEEITNVLISYNNEEAAKQLVILANEREGRDNITVLVFGGEN; translated from the coding sequence ATGATTGGAGTAATAAGTGATGTGGGTAAAAAACGCATGATCAATGAAGATTGTGCAGATTATTTAATTTCACCAAACTATGAGCTCTATATTGTAGCTGATGGAATGGGGGGACATAACGCAGGAGAAGTAGCTAGTAAAATAGCTGTAGATGTTATTAAAGAATATATAAAAGAGAACTGGAATAATTATAGTGATGGAATTTTACTTAAAGATGCAATTCTAAAGGCTAATAAAAAAGTTTTAGAGTATTCAAGTAATAGCGTAGAATTAAATGGTATGGGTACAACTGTGACAGCATGTTTAGTATTAGGGGGATATACTTATATAGCTAACGTGGGTGATAGTGCGTGTTTTATTCTTGAAGATGAAAAACTAGTTAAGATTACTAAAGATCACTCTTTAGTTCAAGAATTACTTGATAGTGGTTCAATCACAGAGGAAGAAGCCATGAATCACCCAAGAAAAAACGTAATAACTAGAGCAGTAGGTGCTTATGAGGTGTTAGAGGTTGATATTTTTAAACTTCCGGATAGAAAGGGCATTAAATTTCTTATTTGCTCAGATGGCTTACTAAATGAGGTAAGTAAAGAGGAGATTACAAATGTATTGATTTCTTATAATAATGAAGAAGCTGCTAAACAATTAGTTATTTTGGCTAATGAAAGAGAAGGAAGAGATAATATTACAGTATTAGTGTTTGGAGGAGAGAATTAG
- the pknB gene encoding Stk1 family PASTA domain-containing Ser/Thr kinase, giving the protein METILLGERYELLEQIGEGGMSFVYKAIDKKLNRFVAVKILKKDFINNADIVEKFKKEATAIANLSDPNIVNVLDVGTQDQAHYIVMEYVKGSTLKEFIRDKGRLSYDLSINIAIQVARALDCAHKNNIIHRDIKPQNILVTEDGTIKVTDFGIAKSTNSSTIINTSNIIGSAHYFSPEQAKGNYIDSRTDLYSLGVVIYEMVTGRLPFDADSPVSVALKHIQEDVVPPKNINSTIPDSLNKLILKAMEKAQIKRYQSAKELIGDLEKIKNDPNVVIGSVPVNQDEFTRVMAPVNVPTTPKPTASKIANNDWEDDEEDEWDDEDEDENKSKKTKIRIILGLVFALILVAAGVGTYFITRNTNSNESITVPTGLVNSPKEDVQKKLEALGLVMDIGGEEKSDKPEGTVLSVTPNEGSAVKKNDHIRVIISGGVTKLKAPGLTTLNIEDAKKFLSNENIQLGNVTYEYSDSIPKDQVISQTPEAGTEMSQNNKIDLVVSKGPEIKNTNVPSLIGLSEADARNALTAAKLQVKVNYQDTDNQSEIGKVIASTHAEGISVKEGTQVTITVGRAPANQNGQG; this is encoded by the coding sequence ATGGAAACTATATTGTTGGGGGAAAGATACGAACTGCTTGAGCAAATAGGTGAAGGTGGAATGTCTTTTGTTTATAAAGCAATAGATAAAAAATTAAACAGATTTGTTGCGGTGAAGATACTAAAAAAAGATTTTATTAACAATGCAGACATTGTAGAAAAATTTAAAAAAGAAGCTACTGCTATCGCTAATTTAAGCGATCCAAATATAGTTAATGTTCTTGATGTAGGAACTCAAGATCAAGCTCATTACATTGTAATGGAATATGTAAAAGGAAGTACACTTAAGGAATTTATTAGAGATAAAGGCAGATTGTCTTACGATTTATCTATTAATATAGCTATTCAAGTTGCAAGAGCTCTTGATTGCGCACATAAAAACAATATAATTCATAGAGATATAAAGCCACAAAATATTTTAGTTACCGAAGACGGTACTATTAAGGTAACTGATTTTGGAATAGCTAAATCAACAAATTCATCAACAATAATAAATACTTCCAATATAATAGGTTCTGCACATTATTTTTCACCAGAACAAGCTAAAGGAAACTATATAGATTCTAGAACTGATCTTTATTCATTAGGAGTAGTAATTTATGAAATGGTAACTGGAAGACTTCCATTTGATGCTGATTCACCAGTTTCAGTTGCTCTTAAACATATACAAGAGGATGTCGTTCCGCCAAAAAATATAAATTCTACAATTCCAGATTCATTAAATAAATTGATTTTAAAAGCAATGGAGAAGGCTCAAATAAAAAGATACCAATCTGCTAAAGAATTAATTGGGGATCTTGAAAAAATAAAAAATGATCCTAATGTTGTTATTGGAAGCGTACCAGTGAATCAAGATGAGTTTACTAGAGTTATGGCACCGGTAAATGTACCAACAACACCAAAGCCAACTGCTTCAAAAATTGCTAATAATGATTGGGAAGATGATGAAGAAGATGAGTGGGATGATGAAGATGAAGATGAAAATAAAAGTAAAAAGACTAAGATTCGTATAATATTAGGCTTAGTTTTTGCTTTAATACTAGTTGCAGCTGGAGTAGGAACATATTTTATAACTAGAAATACAAACTCAAATGAGAGTATAACTGTTCCAACAGGCTTAGTTAATTCGCCTAAGGAAGATGTTCAGAAAAAATTAGAGGCTTTAGGCTTAGTTATGGATATAGGTGGAGAAGAAAAGAGTGATAAACCAGAAGGTACAGTGTTAAGTGTTACTCCAAATGAAGGTTCAGCAGTTAAGAAGAACGATCATATTAGAGTTATAATTAGTGGTGGAGTAACTAAACTTAAAGCTCCAGGATTAACAACATTAAATATTGAAGATGCGAAGAAGTTTTTATCTAATGAAAATATTCAATTAGGTAATGTAACTTATGAATATTCTGATTCAATACCAAAAGACCAGGTAATTTCACAAACTCCCGAAGCAGGAACAGAAATGTCACAAAATAATAAGATTGATTTGGTTGTAAGTAAAGGACCAGAAATTAAGAATACTAATGTTCCTTCATTAATCGGATTATCTGAAGCAGATGCTAGAAACGCGTTAACAGCAGCAAAGCTTCAAGTTAAGGTTAATTATCAAGATACAGATAACCAAAGTGAAATAGGAAAAGTAATAGCTAGTACTCATGCGGAAGGTATTAGTGTTAAAGAGGGTACACAAGTTACAATTACAGTAGGAAGAGCTCCTGCAAATCAAAACGGTCAAGGATAA
- a CDS encoding Asp23/Gls24 family envelope stress response protein produces the protein MLGFENNNGNITYNEEVISKIVGLSTMECYGVVGMVSKNASEGFWELIRIENLSKGVKISFKEEKLDVEVFVMIEYGTNISTISNNIIQKIKYNVENYTGLKVSSITVNVQAVRV, from the coding sequence ATGTTAGGATTTGAAAATAATAATGGAAATATAACATACAATGAAGAAGTCATTTCTAAAATTGTTGGCCTATCTACAATGGAATGTTATGGAGTAGTAGGTATGGTTTCTAAAAATGCTAGTGAAGGATTTTGGGAATTGATTAGAATTGAGAACTTAAGTAAAGGCGTTAAGATTTCTTTTAAGGAAGAGAAATTAGATGTAGAGGTTTTCGTGATGATAGAATACGGAACTAATATATCAACTATTTCAAATAACATAATACAAAAGATCAAGTATAATGTTGAGAACTACACAGGGTTAAAGGTCTCTTCTATAACTGTTAACGTTCAGGCAGTTAGGGTCTAG
- the rlmN gene encoding 23S rRNA (adenine(2503)-C(2))-methyltransferase RlmN yields MKNLLGLTLDEFKSELISLGESGFRAKQVFDWIYKGIFDYNDMKNIPQALKGKLKENFNIGIPNVVEEYTSNDGTKKLLVSLEDGNLIECVIMKYIHGNTICISTQVGCRMGCKFCASTLGGVIRNITSGEMIGQILLAQKILEERISNVVLMGSGEPLDNFDNVMKFLELVNAEYGLNIGQRHITLSTCGIVPKIYELADKDLSITLAISLHAFSDEKRREIMPIANKYSIKEIMDACAYYIDKTNRRITFEYSLVKGVNDSKEDAKALASLLRGVLCHVNLIPVNEIKEKEYRKSSKEDIKAFEAILKSHGIEATVRREMGSDINAACGQLRRSYLETRNSN; encoded by the coding sequence ATGAAAAATCTATTAGGTTTAACTTTAGATGAATTTAAAAGTGAATTAATTTCTCTTGGAGAAAGTGGCTTTAGAGCTAAACAGGTTTTTGATTGGATTTACAAAGGGATATTCGATTATAATGATATGAAAAACATTCCTCAAGCCTTAAAAGGAAAACTTAAGGAGAATTTTAATATTGGAATTCCTAATGTGGTTGAAGAATATACTTCAAATGATGGTACAAAAAAACTACTAGTTTCCTTGGAAGATGGTAATTTAATTGAATGTGTTATTATGAAGTATATCCACGGAAACACCATTTGTATATCCACACAAGTAGGATGTAGAATGGGATGTAAGTTTTGTGCTTCAACTCTAGGTGGAGTTATAAGAAATATAACTTCCGGTGAGATGATAGGGCAAATTTTACTTGCTCAAAAAATACTTGAAGAGAGAATTTCAAATGTTGTGTTAATGGGTAGTGGGGAGCCGTTAGATAACTTTGATAATGTTATGAAGTTCTTAGAACTTGTTAATGCTGAATATGGATTAAATATAGGTCAAAGACATATTACACTTTCAACCTGTGGAATTGTACCTAAAATCTATGAATTAGCTGATAAAGATTTAAGTATAACATTAGCTATTTCTCTTCATGCTTTCTCTGATGAGAAAAGAAGAGAAATAATGCCTATTGCAAATAAATATTCCATAAAGGAAATTATGGACGCTTGTGCTTACTATATTGACAAAACTAATAGACGAATCACCTTTGAGTATTCATTAGTAAAGGGAGTAAATGATTCAAAGGAAGACGCAAAAGCTTTAGCAAGCTTATTAAGAGGAGTACTTTGTCATGTTAACTTAATTCCAGTTAATGAGATAAAAGAGAAAGAATATAGAAAATCATCAAAAGAAGATATAAAAGCTTTTGAAGCAATTCTTAAATCTCATGGAATTGAAGCAACTGTTCGAAGAGAAATGGGTTCTGATATTAATGCAGCCTGTGGGCAATTAAGAAGAAGCTATTTAGAAACTCGTAATTCAAATTAG
- a CDS encoding thiamine diphosphokinase, with protein sequence MKVIIVAGGTPPSKELLLEAVKDAECIIAADKGTEVLLTNNIVPDYVLGDFDSIDKKFLDDLSLKEVNVIKHNPIKDFTDTDSAFNKALELKAKEITLLGCTGTRIDHLFSNIGLLKKALENNVLCKIIDDNNVIQLTNKPMTFKGKRGQLISFYAYEEVVEDFSIYGAKYELFKHKLIPFDGLTVSNEFLDGDINITFNKGLVLIFFSKD encoded by the coding sequence ATGAAAGTTATTATTGTTGCAGGAGGTACCCCTCCTTCTAAAGAATTATTATTAGAAGCAGTAAAAGATGCTGAATGTATAATAGCCGCAGATAAAGGTACTGAGGTATTATTAACTAATAACATAGTACCTGATTATGTATTAGGTGATTTTGATTCCATTGATAAAAAATTTTTAGATGATTTATCCTTAAAAGAGGTTAATGTTATTAAACATAATCCAATTAAGGATTTTACTGATACAGACAGTGCTTTTAATAAAGCTTTAGAACTTAAAGCAAAAGAAATCACATTGCTTGGATGCACTGGTACCAGAATTGATCATTTGTTTTCTAATATAGGTTTGCTAAAAAAAGCCTTAGAGAATAATGTCCTATGTAAAATTATTGATGATAACAACGTAATTCAGCTAACTAATAAGCCAATGACCTTTAAAGGAAAAAGAGGACAACTTATTTCTTTCTACGCATACGAGGAAGTGGTGGAAGACTTTAGTATTTATGGAGCTAAATATGAATTATTTAAGCATAAATTAATTCCTTTTGATGGTCTCACTGTATCAAATGAATTTTTAGATGGGGATATAAATATAACATTTAATAAAGGTTTGGTTTTAATATTTTTTTCAAAAGATTAG
- the rpmB gene encoding 50S ribosomal protein L28 has protein sequence MSRKCEVCNKGVIAGVQFSHSHRQSKRTWAPNIKKIKAIVNGTPKTVHVCTRCLRSGKVQRAI, from the coding sequence ATGTCAAGAAAGTGTGAAGTTTGCAATAAGGGTGTTATCGCTGGAGTACAATTCAGCCATTCTCATAGACAATCTAAGAGAACTTGGGCTCCAAACATAAAAAAGATTAAAGCTATAGTTAATGGAACTCCAAAAACTGTACATGTTTGTACTAGATGCCTTAGATCAGGAAAAGTTCAAAGAGCTATTTAG
- the rpe gene encoding ribulose-phosphate 3-epimerase, producing the protein MVKIAPSILSADFAKLGEEVKKVDEAGADFIHIDVMDGSFVPNITFGMPVIKAIRNYTKKVFDLHLMIEEPSKFIDDFISAGADLITVHYEADKHIDRTINYIKSKGIKAGISLNPGTPVSLIKDLIPSLDMVLIMSVNPGFGGQKFITYSIDKIKEVKQISEKTNTDLLIQVDGGIDSSNIKSVVDAGANVIVAGSAIFKDGKLKENIDLLRESI; encoded by the coding sequence ATGGTAAAAATAGCACCTTCAATTTTATCAGCAGATTTTGCTAAATTAGGGGAAGAAGTAAAAAAAGTAGATGAGGCAGGAGCAGATTTTATACATATAGACGTTATGGATGGTAGTTTTGTTCCTAATATTACATTCGGTATGCCAGTTATAAAAGCAATAAGAAACTACACTAAAAAGGTTTTTGATTTACATTTAATGATAGAAGAACCTTCTAAATTTATTGATGATTTTATTTCAGCTGGAGCTGATTTAATTACTGTTCATTATGAAGCAGATAAACATATCGATAGAACAATTAATTACATAAAGAGCAAGGGTATCAAAGCAGGGATATCTTTAAATCCTGGAACGCCTGTATCACTTATTAAAGACTTAATTCCATCACTTGACATGGTACTTATAATGTCTGTTAACCCAGGTTTTGGAGGACAAAAATTCATCACTTATTCAATAGATAAAATAAAAGAAGTAAAACAAATTAGTGAGAAAACCAATACGGATCTATTAATTCAAGTTGATGGTGGAATAGATAGTTCCAATATTAAAAGTGTTGTAGATGCAGGGGCAAATGTAATTGTAGCTGGCTCAGCAATATTTAAAGATGGGAAACTTAAAGAAAATATAGATTTACTTAGAGAGAGTATATAA
- the rsgA gene encoding ribosome small subunit-dependent GTPase A codes for MKGIIIKGIGGFYYIKTNEGIIECKARGKFRHNDLKPMVGDWVEIEVENNKGVIEKIYDRTSELIRPTVANVTQAFVVFAVKNPDINYELLNKFLLLCEYNNIKAIVCLNKSDLISDEEREFIKSKINNIGYEVIFIKAKFNEGISELNERLNDNVTVLCGPSGAGKSTLINVFSKETKMETGEVSEKIGRGKHTTRHSELLTIENGYVVDTPGFSTLDISFIEKEKLMYYFPDFEEYNDNCKFTGCLHHKEPNCAVKKALEEGKINEFRYDFYIRTLEEIGRKNKW; via the coding sequence ATGAAGGGAATAATAATTAAAGGTATTGGCGGCTTTTATTATATAAAAACGAATGAAGGAATCATTGAATGTAAAGCAAGAGGTAAGTTTAGACATAATGACTTAAAACCCATGGTTGGAGATTGGGTAGAAATTGAAGTTGAAAATAATAAAGGTGTAATTGAAAAGATATACGATAGAACTTCAGAATTAATTAGACCTACAGTTGCAAATGTAACTCAGGCTTTTGTGGTTTTTGCAGTTAAGAACCCTGATATAAATTATGAGTTATTAAATAAATTTTTATTACTTTGCGAATATAACAATATTAAGGCTATAGTATGCTTAAATAAAAGTGATTTAATTAGTGATGAAGAAAGAGAGTTCATTAAATCTAAAATTAATAATATAGGCTATGAAGTTATATTTATTAAAGCAAAGTTTAATGAAGGGATCTCTGAATTAAATGAAAGATTGAATGATAATGTTACTGTTTTATGTGGTCCATCAGGAGCAGGTAAATCTACATTAATCAATGTCTTTAGTAAAGAAACAAAAATGGAAACTGGAGAAGTAAGTGAAAAGATAGGTAGAGGAAAACACACCACAAGACATAGTGAATTACTAACTATCGAAAATGGATATGTTGTTGATACACCTGGATTTTCAACTTTAGATATATCATTTATAGAAAAAGAAAAACTAATGTACTATTTCCCTGATTTTGAGGAATACAATGATAACTGCAAATTTACAGGCTGTTTGCACCATAAAGAACCCAATTGTGCAGTTAAGAAAGCTCTAGAAGAAGGAAAAATAAATGAATTTAGATATGATTTTTATATTAGAACATTAGAAGAAATAGGGAGGAAAAACAAATGGTAA
- the recG gene encoding ATP-dependent DNA helicase RecG, giving the protein MNLYSDISTLKGVGPKLKEKLNKCGIFSIMDLLLYFPRDYEFVNGNKSIEDMDKDEKQILTCKVTGFKSDVRTKNRKILSTVIFKYGDQVVTGIWFNQPYIKRSFIIGKEYNLLGKFKKNKDVLEVVNPLVTSNDTLKSQIIPKYHLKGDINNAVIVKLINQILFSIKINDNLPKEIIEKYKLSSLDESIRNIHFPTEKDILKKATDRLKFQELFTFSLKLSMLKYHLKNNSTGIEFTMSEELVKLKEKLPYSLTNAQSKVVREILLDQKKKVPMNRLVQGDVGSGKTIVALIAMFNVYKNGYQSVLMAPTEILANQHFVEAQKLLGDFNVDIELLTGSTTNKEKLRIKEKIRSNEPLIVVGTHALIQEDVQFGNLGFIVTDEQHRFGVEQRSKLINKGKEVDCVVMSATPIPRTLALYLYSDLEVSIIDELPPGRKEIKTSFYSLEKRNLAYSLAKEEIDKGRQAYIVCPLIEEDENGSLNSVEKVFNELSHGIFKDTEIRILHGKMPSKEKDSIINAFKNNEVKLLISTTVIEVGVNVPNATIMIIENSERFGLAQLHQLRGRVGRGEFESKCILIGNAKNPVTKRRMEIMVSSNDGFYIAEEDLKIRGSGEMFGYSQSGETDLLLADIIEDINILKYANYEAKNAILCNDIEYKNLCMEILKTLKNSSKYICFN; this is encoded by the coding sequence ATGAACCTATATAGTGATATTTCTACTTTAAAAGGAGTAGGGCCAAAACTAAAAGAAAAACTAAATAAGTGTGGAATATTTTCAATAATGGACTTACTTCTATACTTTCCTAGAGATTATGAGTTTGTTAACGGAAATAAAAGTATTGAAGATATGGATAAAGATGAAAAACAAATTCTTACATGTAAAGTAACTGGATTTAAAAGTGATGTTCGTACTAAAAATCGAAAAATATTATCTACTGTTATTTTTAAATATGGAGATCAAGTAGTTACAGGGATTTGGTTTAATCAGCCTTACATAAAGAGAAGTTTTATTATTGGAAAAGAATATAATCTTTTAGGTAAATTTAAAAAAAATAAAGATGTTCTTGAGGTTGTAAATCCATTAGTAACTTCTAATGATACTTTAAAATCTCAAATCATACCTAAATATCACTTGAAAGGTGATATAAACAATGCTGTTATTGTTAAATTAATTAACCAAATTTTATTTTCTATAAAGATTAATGATAACTTACCAAAAGAAATAATTGAGAAATATAAACTTTCATCATTAGATGAGAGTATTAGAAACATACACTTTCCAACTGAAAAAGATATTTTGAAAAAGGCTACTGATAGGCTAAAGTTCCAAGAATTATTTACATTTTCACTTAAGCTATCAATGCTAAAATATCATTTAAAGAATAATTCTACTGGAATTGAATTTACAATGAGTGAGGAGTTAGTAAAATTAAAAGAGAAATTACCCTATAGCTTAACTAACGCCCAAAGTAAAGTTGTAAGAGAAATTCTTCTAGATCAGAAGAAAAAGGTCCCGATGAATAGATTAGTTCAAGGGGATGTAGGAAGTGGAAAGACCATTGTAGCGTTAATAGCTATGTTTAATGTTTATAAAAATGGCTATCAAAGTGTATTAATGGCTCCAACAGAGATTTTAGCTAATCAACATTTTGTAGAAGCTCAAAAGTTATTAGGTGATTTTAATGTGGATATAGAATTATTAACTGGAAGTACAACTAATAAAGAAAAGTTAAGAATAAAAGAAAAAATCAGAAGCAATGAGCCATTAATTGTAGTTGGCACACACGCTTTAATACAAGAAGATGTGCAGTTTGGAAACTTAGGTTTTATAGTAACTGATGAACAACATAGATTTGGCGTAGAACAAAGAAGCAAGTTAATTAATAAGGGTAAAGAAGTGGATTGCGTTGTAATGAGTGCAACTCCTATTCCAAGAACCTTAGCTTTATATCTTTATTCTGATTTAGAAGTATCAATTATTGATGAGCTTCCTCCGGGAAGAAAAGAAATTAAAACTAGCTTTTATTCTTTGGAAAAAAGAAATCTTGCATATAGTCTTGCAAAGGAAGAAATTGATAAGGGACGTCAAGCTTATATTGTTTGTCCACTTATTGAGGAAGATGAAAATGGGAGTTTAAACTCAGTAGAAAAAGTGTTTAATGAATTATCACATGGAATATTTAAAGATACTGAAATAAGAATACTTCATGGAAAAATGCCTTCAAAAGAAAAAGATAGTATTATAAACGCTTTTAAAAATAATGAGGTTAAGCTTTTAATTTCTACTACAGTTATAGAAGTTGGGGTAAATGTACCAAATGCTACTATAATGATAATTGAGAACTCTGAAAGATTTGGATTAGCTCAACTACATCAGCTAAGAGGTAGAGTGGGAAGAGGAGAATTTGAGTCTAAATGTATACTCATAGGAAATGCAAAAAATCCAGTAACTAAAAGAAGAATGGAGATAATGGTTTCAAGTAATGATGGATTCTATATAGCTGAAGAAGATCTTAAAATTAGAGGTTCTGGTGAGATGTTTGGATATAGCCAAAGCGGTGAAACAGATTTACTCCTTGCAGATATTATAGAAGATATTAACATATTAAAATACGCAAATTATGAGGCTAAAAATGCAATTTTATGCAATGATATAGAGTATAAGAATTTGTGTATGGAAATACTTAAAACCCTAAAAAATAGCAGTAAATATATATGTTTTAATTAA
- the rsmD gene encoding 16S rRNA (guanine(966)-N(2))-methyltransferase RsmD, which translates to MRIIAGKAKGRKILSPATYETRPTLDRVKESMFSIIQNYLIDATVVDVFAGTGSLGLEAASRGAKEVFLVDKSPVTFPILKQNIENLKFDDFCHALNKDAYAALNFLADKNKVFDIIFIDPPYLKDMIPKALEIVKEKNMLHPEGIVVTKIDTSEEICDGYKDIKLVDTRKYGNTTVCLYKYKED; encoded by the coding sequence ATGAGAATCATAGCAGGTAAGGCAAAAGGACGTAAAATACTTTCTCCAGCCACATATGAAACAAGACCTACTTTAGACCGTGTAAAAGAATCGATGTTTAGTATTATTCAAAATTATTTAATAGATGCAACTGTTGTAGATGTATTTGCAGGAACAGGTTCTCTTGGTTTGGAGGCTGCAAGTAGAGGGGCAAAGGAAGTTTTTCTAGTTGATAAAAGTCCTGTGACATTTCCGATTTTGAAACAAAATATTGAAAATTTAAAATTTGACGATTTTTGTCATGCTTTAAATAAAGATGCCTATGCAGCATTGAATTTTTTAGCCGATAAAAATAAGGTGTTTGATATTATTTTTATTGATCCACCTTATTTAAAGGATATGATCCCAAAAGCATTAGAAATTGTTAAAGAAAAAAATATGCTACATCCAGAAGGAATCGTTGTAACAAAAATTGATACAAGTGAAGAAATCTGTGATGGATACAAAGATATTAAGCTAGTAGATACAAGAAAATATGGTAATACTACTGTGTGCTTATATAAGTACAAGGAGGACTAA
- the spoVM gene encoding stage V sporulation protein SpoVM, with translation MKIVTIKLPKFLSKIVKIFYRRH, from the coding sequence ATGAAGATCGTTACAATAAAACTACCTAAGTTTCTTTCTAAGATAGTCAAAATTTTTTATAGACGTCATTAG
- a CDS encoding DAK2 domain-containing protein: MKYTKINGHEFYRMVIHASNKLEEQSDYVNSLNVFPVPDGDTGTNMSMTFKAAAKEIENINSDNIGEVSKKLAKGALMGARGNSGVILSQILRGISKGLEGKKEVSSKELSLAFQEGSKAAYKAVMKPTEGTILTIIRAAAESAVASSQSDITSLMKEICKDSEIMLNKTPDMLPALKQAKVVDSGGMGLLIILKGMHEALAEDIKPTIGAVSKAPAANVKAQELVSQDIKFGYCTEFIVLGDASKANSLKEKISSLGDSMIVVGYEDVIKVHIHSNDPGAVLSHAVQFGELSKIKIDNMREEHRSLLTESSDGEEEVASVSENKEYGFISVAMGSGISDIFKDLGVDYIIEGGQTMNPSTQDMVEAINKINAEHIFILPNNKNIQMAATQAAEISDKDVRVIASKTIPQGITAITMFNPEAKVEENEAAMIEALGMVKSASITYAVRDTEMDGIEIREGNILGLLEGKINQVGEDIFKVTEDVLSSMVDEDSELITLFFGEEITKEKAEEFVSVLEEKYEDLDIQLYNGNQPLYYFIMSVE, encoded by the coding sequence ATGAAGTATACTAAAATTAACGGACATGAATTTTATCGCATGGTTATACATGCTAGTAATAAATTAGAGGAGCAAAGTGACTATGTAAACTCTCTAAACGTCTTTCCAGTTCCAGATGGAGATACAGGTACAAATATGTCAATGACATTTAAAGCTGCCGCTAAAGAAATTGAAAATATCAATTCAGATAATATTGGAGAGGTTTCTAAAAAATTAGCTAAAGGTGCTCTTATGGGAGCCAGAGGTAACTCAGGTGTTATCCTATCTCAAATATTAAGAGGTATATCAAAAGGCTTAGAGGGTAAGAAAGAAGTATCCTCAAAAGAACTTTCTCTTGCATTTCAAGAAGGTTCAAAAGCTGCATATAAGGCAGTTATGAAACCAACTGAAGGTACAATATTAACTATTATTAGAGCAGCAGCAGAATCAGCAGTAGCATCTTCTCAAAGTGATATAACTTCACTTATGAAGGAAATATGCAAAGATTCTGAAATAATGCTAAATAAAACTCCAGATATGCTTCCAGCATTAAAACAAGCTAAGGTTGTTGACTCTGGTGGAATGGGACTACTTATAATATTAAAAGGAATGCATGAAGCTTTAGCAGAAGATATAAAACCAACAATAGGTGCAGTAAGTAAAGCTCCTGCTGCAAATGTAAAAGCACAGGAACTTGTAAGTCAAGATATTAAATTTGGATATTGTACTGAATTTATTGTATTGGGTGATGCATCTAAAGCTAATAGCTTAAAAGAAAAGATATCTTCTCTTGGGGATTCAATGATTGTAGTTGGTTATGAGGATGTAATTAAAGTTCATATTCATTCAAATGATCCAGGTGCAGTTCTTTCTCATGCAGTTCAATTTGGAGAGTTATCTAAAATTAAAATTGATAATATGAGAGAAGAGCATAGAAGCTTATTAACTGAATCTTCTGATGGCGAAGAGGAAGTTGCATCAGTTTCTGAAAATAAAGAGTATGGATTTATTTCGGTTGCTATGGGAAGCGGTATCAGTGATATTTTTAAAGACTTAGGCGTTGATTATATTATAGAAGGTGGTCAAACCATGAACCCTTCTACTCAGGATATGGTTGAAGCAATTAACAAGATAAATGCAGAACACATTTTTATCTTACCTAATAACAAGAATATTCAAATGGCTGCTACACAAGCTGCAGAAATTTCAGATAAGGATGTTCGTGTAATTGCCTCAAAAACTATTCCTCAAGGGATAACTGCAATTACAATGTTCAATCCTGAAGCTAAAGTAGAAGAAAATGAAGCAGCTATGATAGAAGCATTAGGCATGGTTAAATCTGCTTCAATTACTTATGCTGTGAGAGATACTGAAATGGATGGTATAGAAATAAGAGAAGGAAATATACTTGGACTTTTAGAAGGAAAAATCAATCAAGTTGGAGAAGATATCTTTAAAGTTACTGAAGATGTTCTTAGTTCTATGGTTGACGAAGATTCTGAGTTAATTACTTTATTTTTTGGTGAGGAAATTACTAAAGAAAAAGCAGAGGAGTTTGTTTCTGTTTTAGAAGAAAAATATGAAGATTTAGATATCCAATTATATAATGGAAATCAACCTCTTTACTATTTTATTATGTCTGTAGAGTAA